TGGCTCTACCGGATCCTGGTGAATCTGGCCACGGATGCTCTCCGGCGACGAAGACCGGAAGTGCCTGAGGACCAGGCAGCGTTCCAGATGGTGGACACCGGGCACAACCCGGCAGAGAATTTGGACCGACAGGAGCTGAGACAGAACATTGAAGAGGCCGTCAAGGCCCTTCCCACGGATCTCAGGACGGTGATCCTGCTCCGGGAACTGGAGGGACTGAGCTATGCAGAAATCGCCCGGGTGATCCGCCGGCCGGTGGGAACCGTCATGT
This window of the Candidatus Methylomirabilota bacterium genome carries:
- a CDS encoding sigma-70 family RNA polymerase sigma factor yields the protein MEDHQLVERSRSGDVAAFEELVKRHQARAYAIAYRLLGRREDAQDVAQEAFTRAYFRLAEFRGTAQFRTWLYRILVNLATDALRRRRPEVPEDQAAFQMVDTGHNPAENLDRQELRQNIEEAVKALPTDLRTVILLRELEGLSYAEIARVIRRPVGTVM